CTGCGTGGAGTGCCTGGTGGAGTACGATTGTAATAACTTTGTTTCTTGAGTAATTTAAAACccccctttcaaaaaaaaaagaaacaaatgaaaaCTACCAGTGGTACCGGTAGTTTGTTTGTGTACCCCAAGCTGTGAGAGAACTGAAATCAATGGGAATGACAACGGTTTTCTTGGATCTGGGCCCCGCTCATCTCATCAGTTAACTGCACGCCCACGAGGGTGCATTTATTCACCTCCTCAGGAGATCCATACTCTTCTCCCCCCTTCAGCTGCTTCATCTCCAAGCAAAGGTACCCAGAAATTTGACACATTTTTAAAGGATCAAATTCTGCAGTCTGGAGGAGCAACGGGGCTCTTCCAATTCGAAGAAAAGGGAAGAAATTAAGAGAGTTATTTGCAAGTTTGTATCACAAGACGCGTTTATTAGTTTTCTTGTCCCAACTGCTTCAAGCAAAATCTTAAACTGATTCAAAGGGTTTAACTATATGATTGAATTAATAAGTTAAATTAATCATCATACATACACTGTTGTTTGTATATGTTTTCGGGGAGTCGGTGAGGTGTAACTTCCATTAGCATACAAACTTgagatttaaattttaaatttgcTTTGTCTTTTGCGGTGACCTTTAAAGTGAAGAAGGTGAACACTTTCTGTACTAATCTTGCACCCACCTCACTTGAACCAAAGCAATGCCGTACTACTCCTGTGGAGACATGGAGTAGAACGCTATCTGTTGAACACCTTATTTCTTCGGGTACAAACTTTGCTGTTCATGAAGAACTTTCCTCGTTCAGGGCCCCATCTCAATTACTGACCTAAGCCAACCAAACATAATGGTAGGTATATAGCTGGTGTTCAGTAGCCAATTTCTCCCAACACTCTGTCAGCAGGGTGTTAACTAACGTGATGTTATAATTACTCAAACTGAAATCAACTATTAGTATCACTCCCTTTTTCTATCAGAGTGAAATGTTGGATGAATTTAGAGGGCACACTTCCATTCGTAGGATTGATTCCAAAAATGGAGAAGTCAAGAGAATTTGGCAGAGAAACAATCTGCAGTGTAAATTTGTACTTTTCTGTCACCTTACctgaacacacacacaaaaaaaaatgcaaagtTTTGGATCATGCATGGTACAAAATGTACGTTTAATCCAGGAATGCACATGCTTTGCTGTACATTTGAAGCAGGGAATAATGCACACACAGCGGTTGTCACTTTGCTTTCTGGCCCTGCTGGCAACCCTTTTGGCATGATACGAGCATGTCCATTTTGTATCCTCCAAGATACGATCATGCCGATGCATGCACGCATATATGCACAGATCGGTCGACCAGGAAATATACGTGTGTGCAGATCGATGGGCGTTGCTGATGCTGCCATCCAGAAGAAGTTAATGAGATTACGAtcattttgatttggtgatgGCAAGAAAGATTGCGTGCTTTTGTATAATTGAGACATGAGCATAGCATTGTTTTTGAATTTTAGGTATCATGTGCGCCTTTGAATGATAGAAATAGTTAATGATGGATTTATGCATGAAAATATGGCCATCGCTTTCTTACAGAAACGAAATCCGACAAGAGAGAAGGTGCAGAAGCCAAATTAAAATTCTTTTATGTATAATTTTCGTTTAATTATCTTGAGCGAGCTATCTGGCAAATCTGATTACCTTGTTGGTATCACTCCCTCGGTTTATAAATATCTGTAAATGCAGtttttttacagaaaaaataaatatttgtgTCTGTTCTTTGAGATGATTATTATGCATTTTTCTGAGGACTGAAGATATGAATAGTACAAAGTTCATTTTATCATGTGTATgctgcaaggaaaaaaaactatattaTGCCCCTGATTTGGTGGCAATGATCGAAATGAAAAGGCTAGCTAGCAGCTAAGCTAATGAGCGGTGACTTTACAGCTTACGggcaaattaattaagagcCTAACCATCGATGAGGGACAAAAAGTGACATGCATGCGTTACCAACAGTGACTTCTTTTAGATATGATACTGAATGGAGCACTCCTATTAGCTAGCTGTCAGGAGCACTCAGATGTTGCTAAGCCTGCTGATAATATTGTCTGGGATTGAAGGAGCATAGTTAGATAACCAAAAGAACTCCTGTTAGTTGGCTGGTTGGGCTCCATTTTCCTATACAAAAAAGTTCTCCCAAATATTCACCAGCCGTGCCGATGTATGTTCATCGGCAGGGCTGGTTCTTCCAACTACCTCGGTGAGTGGTGATCCGATAACCGCTaactttttttaataatacaaattaaataattatttttgaaaataataagtgtttttcagaattttcaaaaataatacgtcCTCGGTATGGGCGATTAGCTTCAGTTGGCCTGACCGAAACCGATTAGGACaactaatcggcttgggcgaAGCTGATTAGTTCCAGTTGGTTTGGGCGAAGCTGATTAGTTCTAATTGGTTTCGTCCAAGCCGATTGGAACTAATCAGATCTGACTGCACTAATCAGTTTCTCCTAAGTTACTTAGTTGCATTATCAATGCATGTTTAAATAGACGTAGCTTGTGTTTCGTCCACAAACCTAGCAATTCGACTGAAATTAAGGCACAACTGAAATTAAGATAACAAATTAACATAAGCTGGTTACAGAACTGAGGCACGATTGGactgaaaataaaacaaattgtCCAATCGTGTCTCAGTTCTGTAACCAGCTTCTTTAATTTTCTCTCTGAATTTCAGTCGAATTGCTGGGTTTGTGGACGAAACACAAGTTATGTCCATTTAAACATGCATTGACCATGCAACTAAGTAGCTTGGGAAAATTGATTAGTTCAGTCGGAGATGAATAGTTCCAATCGGCTTGGGCGAAACCAACTGGAACTAATCAGCTTCGGCCAGACCAGGCCCTAATTGGCTTCGGCTAGGCCGATTGGAGCTATTTAAAAAATGATTATTTaattcatattattttttaaaaaataaccCCGATAACCAGCAGGTTACAGGATGAAGTATGGAAGTGTGGTCAGAGTGGATTAATTATACACAGATATGGTTTTCACGCATATATTTGTAGACGCTCTATTCCAGATTATTAGAAGTTTTATTTTACCTTTGTCCTATAATCAGGATTTTTAAAAAAGGTCGACCAAATTAGTTACTTTTTTACGAATATTTATACTCTCAAAGAAGTACATactattatgaaaatatatatcatgatgatTTAGTGGAAATAATATGGTATATTTTCTTGTAAActtgtcaaactttaagaagtttcgATTAGGACAAAACATAAAACATCATATAGTTTGAAGATTCACGAGCTTATTTTGGGTCTCAATTCTAGTACtatctccgatccatattaattgtcgaaatattacatgtttgAACACCTCGAGAGACCGAGCCGGCAGTTCTTGAGAAATGACGAAGTCACCGTAGGCGTCTCGTTGTTAACtggtacgtcacctaccaaTGAAAAAATAGCGCCGattaaatcctgaaataaatCCAGGTAAATATGAACACCCATGTCAAATTTAGATCTTGAACATGAGTGGGCTAGTTCCATCAAAGGAACCATCCCAACTGAGCCAGTTCACTTCTGACTTGGAGCCTGAAGTAGCTGCAGATGGGCTTTGCTTGATCTACACTTATCCCCTTTAATTTTCTCGCGCTTTTTGTCAGGGGTCGTCGAGTTgctccagctagctagctagggccGGTGAGCTCGGGATCGATCGTCGATTATCCCGGTGTACGTACTTATTGCTTGCTTTTTTGCGGGATGAATCGGTTGCTTGACTTACGGCCGGCTACCGGATAATTGATTCAGTATAATTACAATTAACGTGCAGTGCAGGGTCATCGTGGGGGAACACGTACGTGTTACTAACATGAAAATAATAAGCTCACTCGTGGAGCAggacgttttttagacatgaatacattcatgtttgaacaaatttgaatcatttagtatgggacggagggagtagaacttTAGAAGTACAGTTCCACGTGCACCTAGTAAGTACTGCGCTAATTGTTTATGTCGTTTTGGACCAAAGCCGAGAACAAGTTAGGAGTAATAAACTGAACGAAGAATGGACATTCAGATCTCTGGCGTGACAATTTTTCTTTCATCTTGTAACAACTCTGGCTTTGAAGCGTGGAATAATATATTCATGTTCTGAGTCTTTCATCCCGATGATTGCCTAAAGAAAACTGAATGAGGAACGATTCGTACACGTTCGCAGGTTACAACTAGTACCGGCGCCGGATGGATCGAGTCCGCCGACACGAGACTAGTAAAAGGAAGCCATAGCTTAGCCGGTACGCGGTAGCGGCAGCAGAGTAGCCTGCTTTCGGCCTCTGCATATATCACTGCATGCGCCCGGTCGGTTCTAACACCTGTCCCTCGTCCCATCAGGCATCAGCAACCGAAGCGTAGCACGGAACGCACGGTCGGTCGTTTCCTTGACGTACCGCATGCCTAGCTTGTTTCTGAAACCACACGTGTACTGGGCTACTGGTCGCATCAAGCGCCGAAATTAATCGGTTAAACCCGTACCGTACGTACGTGTTCCTTCCGActaatggatggatggatggatggattgatTCGGGAGTGCATGCGCCttcttcatatttttttgctgCTTTGCTTCTCTTCAACTGTTCCAGCGCCTAATAAGCCGCCGTGCACCGTGGGCCGGCGACGGCCCCGATTAGCACAATACCGCATtctttttaattaattttcttcttccatgtttcataattcttgtctcaaatctAGAACGGAAGAAAGGagctgtttcataattctcgtcTTAAATCTAGAACGGAAGAAGGAGCAGGTGATTTTCTGCATGCGGTACGATTATCTTGCAGCAGCTACATGCTTGCTGTCCGTCGGATTTCTATTGTCTCTCGCGCGGGGAAGCGAACGGGAGCACGGAAGATTCCCCTCTAGCTCGTTCGGTCCTGCGCACGTGCTGCATGCGAGCTAACTGCCATATAATTGCACTGTTTGTTGAGCACAAAGGTGGTTTGGTTCCTTTTCTGATACCGGGACAAATTCTCTTTTCATTTTACCGGTACCATGTAAACCAATTTTCATACTTTGTACGTAGACCCcatcgaaaaaaaaaattagaccCCCTCgaagaaatatatattttgtacCTAGTCACCTGTCAATCAGATAGAGCCTTGAAAACTAGGAGTACATCAGTAAGAGTTCATGTGGAATGCTACTCCGTAACAAACTATGTATGTTCATCCTGCCAAGTGCCGACCGATCTGCCACGCCGCCGGTGATCAAGAGACAACAAAAGACTCACTCGATCCTCCCGGGAGGCCGGGATTTAGATACGGATGGCAGCACGGCACGTCTACGCGACTACGCCACTTAACTGAATTCCGGAGCCCCTAAAAGAAAGAACTGAATTCCGGAGGAGAATTCAATCAAAACGAGTACTGGCATTCATTCAGTGCTCGAGCCATGGCGTCAGTAAACTCGATCCTCCCTGTTTTCGTTTCGGTTGGTCCAACGGTTCTTCTTGCATGCATTCAAGGCGCGACCGCTGTCAGTTTGTtggccagccagccagccagacACAGAGGCAGACAGGGGCACCTGCATCACTGCACAAGTCTGCAGGTGCACGCTGATCAGCTTAAAATGCTTAATTTGAGACAGATGGCGTTGGATCGACTGGAAAAAGCAAAAGCCCTTCGATTCAGACTTCACGGCAGCTGATTTTTTGGGAAGCACAGGTCAAGGCCCAATTGGAAGAATGGGCCGGGCCAGGGACTGACAGATCGTCAGCATCAGCGGTGTCAAACTCGTCTTCATGGACAGACCATTTCTCAACATCTGACGTAGAcgtaagattttttttctctctcgctGGACTACGAATTTTGATTCCGCTAAGAACAATTTTGATGTCTTCTTGAAATAATTTTGATgacgagaagaggaagaagaaggcaaaaaaaacacaaatcacTGTCGGTTTCAGGTCGTTGCGCTGTGCGGTAGACAAATCAACGGTCGCGCAACGAGACATGCCGACCAGATTCACTGAACAGTACGCACGCCCAAGTGGCCGCCGGAATCTTCGAGCAACTGCTTACTGTTACGGTTACAGTGTTACCTTGCCAATTTTTGCAACTCATGAATTTTACAGACCATTTCCGTGCGAATAAAGGGGGAAAATAATCCAGGTTTTCGAAATCGGACCAATCAATTCACATCTAACAGGAAATATGTACAGGAGACAGAACTAGTAATAACCAATACAATATAAAGAATCGAATCTAGCTACTGTATATGAACATATCGTAGAACACTACTACACGTCTACACCTGATGCAGTGATCATAAGCGGAAGGATTCTAGATTCTAGAAGTTTCTAGAGCACATCAAAACCCATCGTAGTAGCCGCCGAATGATATGCTCGCCCTGGTGGACGATGCACCTCCCATGACTGATGACAATCTGGAGGCCTGCTCCACTACCTGCTGAATTCTCTGCAGATCAAACAAGAAACCATCAGGAACCCAGGAAACCCTGCACAATTTTTAAAATGATGGATTAATTCAAGAACAGAATTTAAAAAGAAAGAGTTATCAAACCTCGTCGTCAGCATACATCTGGAACTGGGTCTTCTGAttctgcatcttcttcttctggtgctgctgctgcctgcctcCAAGCAGGAAGATGCAGAAGGTGGCAGCAGCAACCCCAAACGAGCAGAGTGCCCCAACACCATTCACCCTCAGATTTCGAACACTGAAACCAACGCATTCGAGGCCTGCCCTGTCTTTCATGACGCCTTCTTCCACCTCATCACGTAGATCAGGCGCTGCTTCCACCATCACCTCATCCTCATAAACTTCCTTACAACCGACTGTGCACTTGACAatcgcttcctcctcctcttctgcGTCAGAGATCATCAGTATCTCGATCGCCTTCGGCGCGAACTCCCCTCCTGGCCTTGATTCAGCCTGCGTGACACAGATGTCCTTGAATTCGACAACAGGGTCCTGCACAGAGGCGTCTTGCAATGGTGGCACAGGTGGTTTCTtggcctcttcttcatctAGGATGCAATCATAAGGAGCACGGTGAGATGCGGGCGCGAAGTGGTTTATGTTGATCATGACCAAATCGGCGTCAAACAAGAGCCGATCCTTACCACCAGCAGTGAACTCCTCCATgaagaaggagcttctgtggTCGGGCAGGAACTCCCAGTCGTCAAGGCTAATTGCATCCATGGAAGCGACTCTGGACATGGCAAACTAGTGCTAGAACAGGCTTGGTGGATCTGGTAGTTATACAGTTGCTCACCTGCTGCAACTATGGCAACAATGGAAGATTCTCTCCAAGAATCGATCCAAGTGATGGTTTGGAAGGatactttctttttctgtggAGGGGAACAACAGCTGAAGGAGCTAGTGGGAACAACTTGTTGCACCAAGGTAGAAGGCAAAGCCAATTTAAGGAGTTTGTGCGTGAGGGGACTTTGCCTTCCTGCTAAGTGACAAAGATGAAAGTGTTCTTCGGGGCCTACCAGCGGGGActtgtttcttccttccttcctccctaCTCAATTCTTCCCGGTTGCAGTGCCTCTGCAAGCTATTAGCAGAGTGAGAATATTAGTTCTTCCAGCCTTCCAGGCAATATACAATTAGGAAGTAATTATGCAAGGAGATGCAAATAATAGAGAACAGCTTTAGGATATAGTGTCGGTGCAGTCAAATCCTCCGCTCCGACTAGTAAACTCCCTCCATAATTCTAAAGTACTCCCATACTAACTCTAAAATAATCACATGCGCCAGCACAACGTTACATGGTAGTCTTTACTTGTATATGACATAGCAAACTCTAATCAAATCTGTCTTGTCAATTGCTGTCAAGGATTAGAATGCCATCTCACCTGATCTGAAAGGGCTTTCGATGGACATCCTTTTCAATCAAGTTATGAACCATGTTTCCAGAAAATCATATGCAAGTCAAATTCATGGAAAGAGTACTGCATAGTAAGAGTAACATAATGGAGAGGGTCAAAGTTATTACACAGTAGATGATAGACAAAGGAGCTGATAAAGCGAAATCAACAGGAACTACAGAAGGATAGAGACATACACCAGTTAAACACGGAAGCCAGAAAAGAATGAGACACGTCTTTAGAAGCTTCTGCAGAGATATTAACTCTGGAAAGTTGAGATGCGACAGGAGACAGCGATGGATGAATTATGTAGGAACTTGAGGAGATTGAATAGGATCTTCAGAGAAAAACAGAAGTCACTAGAACATGGGAGCCTATCAGATTCAGAGTCAAGATTTACAATTCGGAGCTTGAGTCAGCAGCCCAAGCTTCAAGCTGGCGCAGACAACAGTGGCGCACAGGCGTAGGGTAGCACATTGACACTGTAAACCAACAACAGAAAGAAGTCCTAAGACATATACAAGATGAGGTCCCAGAAATTTACATTAATTCTGAGGTTTCCCACATGCCTGAATGAACATACATAGCAGGATAGGAAAGCAGAGTCAAATAATTTTGGATCGTATGTGAGAAGCTAGACTATCAAACATTCCCCAAAAGTCTAGGCTTGCCGTGATGAGGATGGTTCACCCAGTGAGACAGAAGCAAATGAGGAAGCCCAAGCTCGAGCATTACTGGCCCCTTTTGTTAGATCACTTGTCTTGCTGCTCAATCTAAGCTTGCTCCAAATCCTCTTAACATCAAGCACAGTCAATGCCCGTTCCATAAGTTGGCTTGATCCCCTACTGATTCCTAGGTTCAGGTTCCGAACTCGCACAATCAAGAAGACTCTCATCTGGGAGATGACAGTGGGAACGAAGCGTGCCACGACCTTCATTATGAGAAAAAGTACTGACAACAACACAAAGGGCTCATCGTTTGCCATTTTACGCAATGTCCAGCCTCCAGGCATGACTGACCCCAAACTCCGAGTGCTCTCTTGCTGATCAAGATCAAAATACGCAACTGGATTGAGGCCTGCACCAAGAAAAACTGTCCTTAACAAAAGTGATTTGATGTAATAAAACAACCTAGATATTTAATCATCAATAGCTGCAGTGTGCAGCATAACCATGTCTAAAATCAATTGGACAACGGAATAAATCCATAATATCAAGACATGTTATTATGAGCAATTGAGCATGCCCAATTTCTGCAGAATTATCAAATATGATGCTAGTTTACATTCGGAGGCATCAATGACTAACACATATCAAGAGTATCAACAGGCACATGGTTTCGTTCATAAAATCACAGGTGAAGGTCGCAGCCCATTCCCCACCAGGTAACCATATAGTCTACAATGTAAACAATCTTTCAACCAATTAGATGCAAAATTAATTCAAACTCCCAATGAAAGAAACCCAAAGGTGCATCTTAATTCTGAGTTTTGCTCAAGTTAGAAAATGGGACATATTCGGAAAAAGCTGACACCATTCAATAAACTATTTATGCAGGAAACATGCAATAATAATGATTGTACCTGTAGTTTCTTTGTAGAAATCAATCAGAGATTTGAGATCTTTTGTACCCCTATAACGAACCATTGAAGTCTCATTTACAAGAAGAACTGCTGGAAATCCACGGACACCATATCTTGAAAATAAACTACAGTAAGCAGAGAGGTATAATGAGCAGTAATTCACTGGTAGGAAAAATGTTACTAACAAAATGGACATGATGCATCAATACAAGGGATAGGCACACAAAGAAAGAGTCCAACAATCACATACCTGGGCATCGCAGAAGATTCTTCAACAGCAAAGTGATGTATCTGAGGGAACATAGTGCTAAGAGCTTCAAATATTGGTCGAAATTTGCTCGAGAAAGGACACCATGCAGCATAGAAGAGAATTGAGTACGAAGCACCACTGCGCCGAAGGTTCAACTGTTTATCGAGAGCCTCTCCTCTCACCTTCAATAggagaaaaaatattttaggtTTTTAACAGATATTCAATAGCTACAGAACAAACTAGAAGTTTGTCAGAATCACAACATGCATATTAGCGGTCTATATGGTGCCAAGGGTTTTCACTTATCATTTCTAGACACTCAAATGAAAGTAGAAGACAAGCTTATCATATCCGCACTTTATCCTCATCATGCTTCTGTCAAACCGAGATGTGCAAACAACCTAGATGCTTCAGAAATTACACATACGTAGTAATTGTATTCATGTGTCTCACGCCTGCCTTCTGAATCCTACTTAAGCCACAAATTCGATTCACATCACGCTTGCCTTAACATATGGATCCCACCGCTGGTGGCTGGGAACGGCAGCATCAACGCATCTCGATGACTCTCCAACACGCCACCCATGTTTTTGTCGGCCGTCCTTAAATTCCCCTGGCATAGTGCCGTTAATCGGCCGATTCTATGTACCCACCAAAGCATTGCTACACGCATCTATTCTAATATCTCTTTCAAAACACATTCCCCGCCCTCCGTATCAAAACCCCTCTCTGACATCGCCCTGCTTCGAACCCCAATCACAAGCCTCATCAGCGACTCAAAAGCAACCCTGCCCGCTACTACTCGCGCGGGTTGACACGAAAATAATCCGCAGACGGAGAAGATGCAGCGCTGAGTCTCCGGGCTAGCAGCAGAAGACGAGGTCGGGATTGGATTGGGTCAGCGTAGGCGGGGGAGGGAGGATGGGGAGCATTGGAGGAAGGCGGCTACCTCGAGAGGCGGGGAGGGCTCGATCCTGGCGCGGGGGCATCGCGATCCGAGCGCGTCCAGGAACGGGGGTCCCAGGCGCGGGCACGTGGACCCAAGGCCACCCGCGCCGGGGGAGccggcagcgccggcgccggcggcgacgaggaggaaggagaccaCGGCAGCGACggtgacggcgacggcggcgcggcgcatCGTTGGATTCGCAGCTCGGaattcctcttcctccccctcctttGCTGGGGAattcctctctttttcttttgaaaactgGGGAAATTTCTTTCTCGGTGCGCTCGGTGGGAGGGAAGGAGGGAGACTGGTAGATGAGATTTGCCCGATGCCTCGAGATTATTTTTGGGCGTGGGTGACGTGGGAAGTGGCCATTGGTTGTGACTCCCGTACGTGTGCTGTCCCCCGGCTGGCCGGCTGGTTGGTAGGCATCGTCACGTGTGACGACCTGGG
This is a stretch of genomic DNA from Brachypodium distachyon strain Bd21 chromosome 1, Brachypodium_distachyon_v3.0, whole genome shotgun sequence. It encodes these proteins:
- the LOC100842629 gene encoding 5'-adenylylsulfate reductase-like 5; this translates as MRRAAVAVTVAAVVSFLLVAAGAGAAGSPGAGGLGSTCPRLGPPFLDALGSRCPRARIEPSPPLEVRGEALDKQLNLRRSGASYSILFYAAWCPFSSKFRPIFEALSTMFPQIHHFAVEESSAMPSLFSRYGVRGFPAVLLVNETSMVRYRGTKDLKSLIDFYKETTGLNPVAYFDLDQQESTRSLGSVMPGGWTLRKMANDEPFVLLSVLFLIMKVVARFVPTVISQMRVFLIVRVRNLNLGISRGSSQLMERALTVLDVKRIWSKLRLSSKTSDLTKGASNARAWASSFASVSLGEPSSSRQA
- the LOC100840194 gene encoding uncharacterized protein LOC100840194 isoform X1; the protein is MSRVASMDAISLDDWEFLPDHRSSFFMEEFTAGGKDRLLFDADLVMININHFAPASHRAPYDCILDEEEAKKPPVPPLQDASVQDPVVEFKDICVTQAESRPGGEFAPKAIEILMISDAEEEEEAIVKCTVGCKEVYEDEVMVEAAPDLRDEVEEGVMKDRAGLECVGFSVRNLRVNGVGALCSFGVAAATFCIFLLGGRQQQHQKKKMQNQKTQFQMYADDERIQQVVEQASRLSSVMGGASSTRASISFGGYYDGF
- the LOC100840194 gene encoding uncharacterized protein LOC100840194 isoform X2, with amino-acid sequence MSRVASMDAISLDDWEFLPDHRSSFFMEEFTAGDEEEAKKPPVPPLQDASVQDPVVEFKDICVTQAESRPGGEFAPKAIEILMISDAEEEEEAIVKCTVGCKEVYEDEVMVEAAPDLRDEVEEGVMKDRAGLECVGFSVRNLRVNGVGALCSFGVAAATFCIFLLGGRQQQHQKKKMQNQKTQFQMYADDERIQQVVEQASRLSSVMGGASSTRASISFGGYYDGF